A single window of Dermacentor albipictus isolate Rhodes 1998 colony chromosome 1, USDA_Dalb.pri_finalv2, whole genome shotgun sequence DNA harbors:
- the LOC135901042 gene encoding uncharacterized protein, translating to MRRTFAFVLLVAALAVAFAAPAPAEEKKEEEIEGRTRHGRLPHRGRGSKKGGGFGGPGGFGGGPGFGGGFGPGGGGGQYGSAFNQGGSFQTGAQGDRYGQGGFNYNVGGSKRREYGNVQTYGDRETFGLSQNEGAHRATGQSSHGNEYKNQEHGSGGEQHSSGFSG from the exons ATGCGTCGCACT TTCGCCTTCGTCTTGCTCGTGGCTGCTCTGGCAGTGGCCTTCGCAGCTCCTGCCCCtgcagaggaaaagaaagaagaagaaatcgAAGGCAGGACCAGACATGGTCGTTTACCCCACCGCGGTCGTGGCTCCAAAAAGGGTGGCGGCTTCGGTGGTCCCGGAGGCTTTGGCGGAGGCCCAGGTTTTGGCGGTGGTTTCGGGCCTGGCGGGGGAGGTGGCCAGTACGGCAGTGCCTTCAACCAGGGCGGCAGCTTCCAGACGGGCGCTCAGGGTGACCG GTATGGCCAAGGTGGCTTCAACTACAATGTCGGTGGTTCGAAGAGACGTGAATATGGCAACGTGCAGACGTATGGTGACCGCGAGACATTTGGCCTTAGCCAAAATGAGGGTGCCCACCGGGCCACGGGGCAGTCCAGCCATGGTAACGAGTACAAGAACCAGGAGCATGGATCCGGAGGCGAGCAGCACAGCTCTGGATTCTCCGGCTGA